One segment of Proteus appendicitidis DNA contains the following:
- the ansB gene encoding L-asparaginase 2, with amino-acid sequence MMKKTLLASLLAVISGSVFALPNVTILATGGTIAGGGDSATQSSYTAGKLGIDVLINAVPEAKQVANLKGEQVVNIGSQDMNDQVWLKLAKKINEDCDKTDGFVITHGTDTMEETAYFLDLTTACKKPVVMVGAMRPATALGAEGPLNLFNAVVIASDKASENRGVLVTMNNAVISGKDVVKMNTTEVQAFQPVNAGAQGYVHNGKVHYYTAALPRADKAAFDVSKLTELPKVGIVYNYSNASDLPAKAFIDNGYKGIVSAGVGNGNLYTDIFDTLADGAKKGVVVVRASRVPVGFTTQNGEVDDAKYGFVASERLNPQKARVLLQLSLTETQDPAKIQENFEKY; translated from the coding sequence ATGATGAAGAAAACATTGCTTGCCAGTTTGTTAGCTGTAATCAGTGGTTCTGTTTTCGCTTTGCCTAATGTCACTATTCTTGCAACAGGTGGAACGATTGCAGGCGGCGGTGATTCAGCAACACAGTCTAGCTATACGGCAGGTAAATTAGGCATTGATGTGTTGATCAATGCGGTGCCTGAAGCGAAGCAAGTGGCTAATTTGAAAGGTGAGCAAGTCGTTAATATCGGTTCTCAAGATATGAATGACCAAGTTTGGTTAAAACTCGCTAAAAAAATTAATGAAGATTGCGATAAAACCGACGGGTTCGTGATAACACATGGTACTGATACCATGGAGGAAACAGCATATTTTCTTGATTTAACAACTGCCTGTAAAAAACCTGTTGTAATGGTAGGCGCAATGCGACCTGCTACGGCATTAGGTGCTGAAGGTCCTTTAAATCTTTTTAATGCGGTTGTGATTGCAAGTGATAAAGCCTCTGAAAATCGTGGTGTATTAGTCACAATGAATAATGCGGTTATCAGTGGTAAAGATGTTGTAAAAATGAATACTACTGAAGTACAAGCATTCCAGCCTGTTAATGCAGGCGCTCAAGGCTATGTGCATAACGGTAAGGTTCATTATTATACTGCAGCATTACCTCGTGCAGATAAAGCCGCATTTGATGTGAGTAAATTAACCGAATTGCCAAAAGTTGGTATTGTTTATAACTACTCCAATGCATCTGATTTACCAGCAAAAGCCTTTATTGATAATGGCTACAAAGGTATTGTCAGTGCCGGTGTGGGTAACGGTAACTTATATACTGATATTTTTGATACCTTAGCTGATGGTGCAAAAAAAGGTGTCGTTGTTGTACGAGCAAGCCGTGTACCAGTAGGATTTACTACACAAAATGGTGAAGTTGATGATGCAAAATATGGTTTTGTTGCGTCAGAGCGCTTAAACCCACAAAAAGCAAGAGTGTTATTACAGTTATCTCTGACTGAAACGCAAGATCCAGCGAAGATCCAAGAGAATTTCGAAAAGTATTAA
- a CDS encoding MFS transporter, with translation MSGSVNKKEEASWGMLLHGKNSLKSLALAGGVALHAINVYITITTLPSIVRDIGGLNLYAWNTTVFILASILSSALTSRLLSVLAPRNSYLFATICFLAGSVICATAPSMQILLIGRFIQGAGGGMLLALAYSLVRVMFPQPLWSRAMALMSSMWGISTLLGPALGGIFAEYDVWRGAFWSILFVGIPYAILLFTILPTENNADNIVAKTPLPYQQLILLMLAVLSISIGSLYNVILYNALSFIFAFIFILLLIHIDKKSNDGLFPKGTFSFSAPLAPIYLTMALLGISVQTEVFVPYFLQIIHNITPLLSGYLAALVGAGWSFSAIMSSSSKQSTAHRLMRFGPMINFSAIVILGLFISNALTIPYGQIIIICIALFFTGAGIGMAWPHYLTRVLHVSQGQEAQKAATSITTIQLFSTAVGASISGTVVNMAGLTDPGGILGAQNAAHWLFIVFAITPLIAFFTARVVVSRAKTN, from the coding sequence ATGTCGGGGAGTGTAAATAAAAAAGAAGAAGCGAGCTGGGGAATGCTTCTTCATGGAAAAAATAGTCTAAAATCGCTCGCTTTAGCAGGAGGTGTCGCATTACACGCAATTAATGTCTATATTACGATCACAACGCTACCTTCAATTGTGCGTGATATTGGTGGGCTTAATTTATATGCGTGGAACACCACCGTTTTTATCCTAGCTTCAATTCTCTCTTCCGCATTAACTTCACGATTACTGAGCGTACTTGCACCTCGCAATAGTTATCTTTTTGCCACAATTTGCTTTTTAGCCGGTTCTGTTATTTGTGCAACAGCGCCCTCAATGCAAATACTACTTATAGGGCGATTTATTCAAGGGGCTGGCGGAGGAATGTTACTGGCTCTTGCTTACTCTTTAGTCCGAGTGATGTTTCCTCAACCTCTTTGGTCTAGAGCCATGGCATTAATGTCTAGCATGTGGGGGATCTCGACACTATTAGGTCCTGCGCTAGGGGGAATATTTGCTGAATATGATGTTTGGCGCGGTGCATTTTGGTCTATTTTATTTGTAGGTATTCCTTACGCTATTTTATTATTTACTATTCTTCCTACCGAAAATAATGCCGATAATATCGTCGCGAAAACGCCATTACCTTATCAACAACTTATTTTATTAATGTTGGCTGTATTATCTATTTCTATTGGTAGCCTTTATAACGTTATTTTATATAATGCCTTATCCTTTATATTTGCTTTTATCTTTATTCTACTGTTAATCCATATTGATAAAAAATCAAATGATGGCTTATTTCCTAAAGGGACATTTTCTTTTTCTGCACCGTTAGCACCAATATATCTCACCATGGCTTTATTAGGAATTAGTGTACAAACAGAAGTCTTTGTGCCCTATTTCTTGCAAATTATCCATAATATTACGCCACTGCTTTCAGGCTATTTAGCAGCATTAGTTGGTGCGGGTTGGTCTTTCTCTGCCATTATGTCTTCATCAAGTAAACAATCTACTGCTCACAGGTTAATGCGTTTTGGTCCAATGATTAATTTCTCAGCCATCGTGATCCTTGGTTTATTTATCTCTAATGCGCTAACCATACCTTATGGGCAGATTATCATTATTTGTATCGCTCTCTTTTTTACAGGTGCCGGAATTGGTATGGCATGGCCCCATTATTTAACCCGTGTTTTACATGTTTCTCAGGGACAAGAAGCTCAAAAAGCAGCCACATCCATTACCACAATCCAGTTGTTTTCAACGGCTGTTGGTGCATCTATTTCAGGGACTGTGGTTAATATGGCAGGATTAACAGATCCGGGAGGTATTCTTGGCGCACAAAATGCCGCACATTGGCTATTTATTGTGTTTGCAATAACGCCATTAATTGCTTTCTTTACAGCGAGAGTTGTTGTTTCTAGAGCCAAAACAAATTAG
- the serC gene encoding 3-phosphoserine/phosphohydroxythreonine transaminase, whose amino-acid sequence MSQVYNFSAGPAMLPAEVLRRAELELCNWHELGRSVMEISHRSKEFLEVAHQAEQDLRDLLNVPENYKILFCHGGARGHFAALPLNLLGDKASADYIDGGYWAKSAAEEAEKYCSPNIIKIKTEVDGKIGVKPMKEWQLSADAAYVHYCPNETIDGIAIHEEPDFDDSKIVIADYSSSILSQPIDVSRFGVIYAGAQKNIGPAGLTLVIIREDLLGKARKETPSVFDYTVLAENDSMFNTPPTFAWYLSGMVFKWLKEQGGLQEMAKRNYEKATLLYSAIDNSDFYINRVATENRSLMNVPFQMSSPELDSVFLKEAEAQGLVALKGHRVSGGMRASIYNAMPLEGVQALVDFMADFERRHA is encoded by the coding sequence ATGAGTCAGGTATATAACTTTAGTGCAGGTCCGGCTATGTTACCGGCAGAAGTCCTTCGTCGTGCAGAATTAGAATTATGCAACTGGCATGAACTTGGGCGTTCGGTTATGGAAATTAGCCACCGCAGTAAAGAGTTTCTTGAGGTTGCTCATCAGGCAGAACAAGATCTTCGCGATCTTCTCAATGTGCCAGAAAACTACAAAATTCTTTTTTGCCACGGTGGTGCTCGTGGTCATTTTGCTGCTTTACCTCTCAATTTATTAGGCGATAAAGCAAGCGCTGATTATATTGACGGTGGTTATTGGGCTAAAAGTGCAGCTGAAGAAGCTGAAAAATATTGTTCGCCAAATATCATTAAAATTAAAACAGAAGTTGATGGCAAAATTGGCGTTAAACCAATGAAAGAGTGGCAATTAAGTGCTGATGCAGCTTATGTGCATTATTGCCCAAATGAAACCATTGATGGTATTGCCATTCATGAAGAGCCAGATTTTGATGACAGCAAAATTGTTATTGCTGACTATTCATCTTCTATTTTATCTCAACCGATAGATGTTAGCCGTTTTGGTGTTATCTATGCGGGCGCACAAAAGAATATTGGTCCTGCGGGTTTAACGCTTGTTATTATTCGTGAAGATCTATTAGGTAAAGCGCGTAAAGAAACGCCTTCTGTGTTTGATTACACTGTGCTTGCTGAAAATGATTCCATGTTTAATACACCACCTACTTTTGCTTGGTATTTATCAGGTATGGTCTTTAAATGGCTGAAAGAGCAAGGTGGTTTGCAAGAGATGGCAAAACGTAACTACGAAAAAGCAACACTTCTTTATAGTGCAATTGATAATAGTGATTTCTATATCAATCGCGTTGCCACAGAAAATCGTTCACTCATGAATGTACCTTTCCAAATGTCTTCTCCTGAGCTGGACTCTGTATTCTTAAAAGAGGCAGAAGCACAAGGTTTAGTTGCATTAAAAGGTCACCGTGTATCAGGTGGTATGCGTGCTTCAATTTATAACGCAATGCCATTGGAAGGTGTTCAAGCATTAGTTGACTTTATGGCTGATTTTGAACGTCGCCATGCGTAA